One stretch of Nicotiana tabacum cultivar K326 chromosome 18, ASM71507v2, whole genome shotgun sequence DNA includes these proteins:
- the LOC142172742 gene encoding uncharacterized protein LOC142172742 — translation MIINILVNSPKGSLLLESVDASNYSTDSTKMYSLFKSTIGSIGEENVVQVVTDNASENVKAGDLMFAEYQHIYWTLYAVHCINLIFGDIFKERPFSSVINRAIREHSYIVQRHLLLNMMKRFTEQRSMVKLAKARFATAFLTLHRMYEQKSNLKLFVSDEYTNNAYEREARGRESADIMLSTSF, via the coding sequence atgatcATCAATATCCTGGTGAATTCTCCTAAGGGAAGCTTGCTTCTTGAGTCCGTTGATGCAAGCAACTATTCTACTGATTCAACCAAAATGTACTCCTTGTTCAAGAGTACAATAGGCTCTATTGGAGAAGAAAATGTTGTTCAAGTTGTCACGGACAACGCCAGTGAAAATGTTAAAGCTGGTGATTTGATGTTTGCAGAGTACCAGCATATTTATTGGACTCTGTATGCAGTACATTGCATTAATTTGATCTTCGGtgatattttcaaggaaagaccCTTCAGTTCAGTCATTAATCGGGCAATTAGAGAGCATTCCTATATTGTTCAAAGGCATTTGTTATTGAATATGATGAAGAGATTCACTGAACAAAGAAGCATGGTGAAACTTGCAAAGGCAAGATTTGCTACTGCTTTCTTGACTTTGCATAGGATGTATGAGCAAAAAAGCAATTTGAAGTTGTTTGTTTCAGATGAGTATACTAACAATGCCTATGAAAGGGAAGCTCGAGGGAGAGAATCTGCAGATATTATGCTTTCTACTTCATTCTGA